The window GCTGATAAGTACTTAGAAGAACGTGGAATTGAACATATGCGTGATGGAGTTGTTGATGATGATGCTGTTGTTGTAGCACAAGATCCAAACTACACAGTAGAAATAGCAGAGCAAAATAAGATAAAAACATTAGGTGTACCAAAAGAAGACTTTGTAGAAATAGAGTTATATCCTGATGCAAGTCCAAGTTCTGTATGGTATTTTAGAAAAATCACAGGATTATTTAATAGTGATGTAGGACATTTACTTGTTAATATGGCAATAAAAGATATGCAACTTTTAATGTTTAAAGCAGTAAATAAAGAAGCACGAGGACTTATTCCTGAAAAACTTCCAGAAGATAAAGTAAATGCATGGGATATATGTGTAAGTAACACAGCATGTAAACAAGTTGGAAACATAGGTATAAGATTTGTTGATAATTCAGATTTTGGACCTACTGGTGAATCATTTGCCGGTACAAACATAATAGGACGTGTTGTTGGCGGATTTGATAATATGAAAAACTTTAAAGATGGAGATACTATATATGTCAAAGAAAGAAAGTAGTATAGATAACCAGTTTTGTCGTATTCCAATGGGAAATGGAAAATACAGATACTCAGAAGAACTTGATAAAATAAATAGAATGATAGTACTAGGACCTGGATGTTTTATAAGTACAAAGGAACTTGTAACAGAACTTCAAATGCTAGAACTTCCAATAAATATAAGACTCACATGTTATGGGGCACACATTAATGGAGAAGAAGAGTATGTTCTAGAAGCTGTTAAAAAAGCACGAGAACTTGACCCAAATCATATATTTATAAAAACACGAGGATTCCCAGTTGGTGATCCAAGACGTTGTCGTGCAAAAAGAAAAGGAGCACGTGAAGGATTCCATCAACTACAAGCTGAATATCAACTACTTCCTCATGTATCATATGCACTAGAACATATGAAACGTGTAGAAGTAACCAGGCCAAAACGTGTAAGTGTAGATGAGTTTAAAGATGTAATGAATGAAGTATGTCCTGAAAATTCTACAAACACAGAATAATATTTTTAGTAGAAGTAGTGTAATGATAAAAAAAATTCTAAAACTTTTGAAGTAAGATTTTATATTCAAGGTGAATTTTATGAAAATTGCAGTAATACCTGATATGGCAATGATGGTTGTAAATCTGGTAAATAAAATGGGGCATGAATGTTTTTGTGCATGTAATATAACACAAGATGATCTTGAAAATCATGAAATAACAAATGATGATGAATGCTTCATAGACTACTCAAAGCCACCATTTAACATGAAAGGATATAATATGAATGAATATATGAAGTACACATCGTTTGATGAACCATCAGGTGTAAAGGGTCGGGTTATACTATATGATAATATAATAGAAAATAGTGATGCTGTAATTATAATAAATGAAAATACACACACTAAAGATAATGAAAAGATGTATGATACATTAAATGAATTAATACTATTTAGCTGTATATCATGTCATAATGCATATGAAGTATTAGTTCATGAAATAAGACGTAAAAAAATACCACGTCTTGAACTAACTAAACCATCAAGTCGTGATGAGTTAATAAAATTTATAGAAGATATAACAGAATTTCTTGAAAATGTAGAACAACTACCAGAAAGTTGTGTGGTTGATAAGAGAATAAAATCATGTGGTATTAGTTTAGATGAAGTATCAGAAATATTTAAAAGTGATGAAACTTTAGAAAAAAAAGATAGAAGATAATTAAAAAAAATAATATGATAGGTTAAAAAATAAAATTTTGAGGTATAATAATATGAAAGTTATAGTATTTCCACCAAATTCAATGATCTTAGCGGATCTTGTTGAAAGAAATGGGCATGAAGCTCTAGTAATTCAACAACAAATACATAATAAAGTAACAACACCGGATATAGATGCACCACCACTTAATGTTACAGAAGATGATCCAATAGAAGGACTTAAATATGCTGCAATAGAAGTACCATCAGGTGTACGTGGACGTATGGCAATATTTGGTCCTTTAATTGAAGAAGCTGATGCTGCTATTATAATGCAAGATGCACCATACGGGTTTGGGTGTGTTGGATGTGCACGTACAAATGAGTTAACATTATTTACAATGAGACATAAAAATATGCCAATTTTAGAGTTACAATTCCCAAAAAGTCGTGATGAAACAGTAGATGCAGTATATAAAATAAGCACTTTTCTAAGTGACCTTAAAGAGGAAGAAGAAAAAACTAAACAGGAGGAATAATATTTTATGTCTATTAAAATAGCACAATTATCATGTGGAACAGATTATAGTGGAGTTCAAAAAGAAATTGAAGAAGCAGCAGAAAAGTTTGGAGCAGAAATGGTACTACCTGATGTAGAATTAGATCAGATAGATGAAGCATATGAAAGATTTGGTTTAAGTTGTGCAAGTTCAAGTCTTAAACTTATGATTGCTCGTGCAATGGCATTAGTAGATGGTACAGCAGAAGCAGATGCAGTATTTATATGTACATGTTTTAGATGTGCTGAGGGTGCAATTGCTAGATATGAGGTACGTAAACTTATCCAGGAATGTACAGATCTTCCTGTTGTAACATATTCATTTACAGAAAATACAAAAGCATCAGAACTTTTTATTCGTATGGAAGCACTTACAACTATTGTATCACGTAAAAATATTCTTGCACGTGAAAAACAAGAAGGACTTACTCTTGGTATAGATAGTGGATCAACCACAACAAAAGTTGCACTTATGGAAAATAATGAAGTAATAGGAACCGGATGGGTACAAACAGGTGATATTTTAGGTTGTGCTAATGATGCTATTCAAGAAGCTTTAGCTGGTACTGGTTATACATATGATGATATTGAAGCTGTTGGAACAACAGGTTATGGTCGTATTACAATAGGAAAAGAACTTGGTGCAAAACTTA of the Methanosphaera cuniculi genome contains:
- a CDS encoding methanogenesis marker 15 protein, producing MSIKIAQLSCGTDYSGVQKEIEEAAEKFGAEMVLPDVELDQIDEAYERFGLSCASSSLKLMIARAMALVDGTAEADAVFICTCFRCAEGAIARYEVRKLIQECTDLPVVTYSFTENTKASELFIRMEALTTIVSRKNILAREKQEGLTLGIDSGSTTTKVALMENNEVIGTGWVQTGDILGCANDAIQEALAGTGYTYDDIEAVGTTGYGRITIGKELGAKLIQEEISVNSKGAVYLADAQRGEATVLDIGGMDNKVITVNNGIPDNFTMGGICAGASGRFLDMASGRLGVDITEFGELARRGNYRNAELASYCIVFGIQDLVTTLAGGASNVDAASAACHSVAEQVYEQQLQEIDVREPLIQVGGTSLLGGLVDAVQDVLGGVDIIVPEYSQYIGAVGAALLVSGLKDTDIDDSKRF
- a CDS encoding methanogenesis marker 5 protein, with the translated sequence MKVIVFPPNSMILADLVERNGHEALVIQQQIHNKVTTPDIDAPPLNVTEDDPIEGLKYAAIEVPSGVRGRMAIFGPLIEEADAAIIMQDAPYGFGCVGCARTNELTLFTMRHKNMPILELQFPKSRDETVDAVYKISTFLSDLKEEEEKTKQEE
- a CDS encoding methanogenesis marker 6 protein → MIVLGPGCFISTKELVTELQMLELPINIRLTCYGAHINGEEEYVLEAVKKARELDPNHIFIKTRGFPVGDPRRCRAKRKGAREGFHQLQAEYQLLPHVSYALEHMKRVEVTRPKRVSVDEFKDVMNEVCPENSTNTE
- a CDS encoding DUF2112 family protein, which gives rise to MKIAVIPDMAMMVVNLVNKMGHECFCACNITQDDLENHEITNDDECFIDYSKPPFNMKGYNMNEYMKYTSFDEPSGVKGRVILYDNIIENSDAVIIINENTHTKDNEKMYDTLNELILFSCISCHNAYEVLVHEIRRKKIPRLELTKPSSRDELIKFIEDITEFLENVEQLPESCVVDKRIKSCGISLDEVSEIFKSDETLEKKDRR